In a genomic window of Anoplopoma fimbria isolate UVic2021 breed Golden Eagle Sablefish chromosome 6, Afim_UVic_2022, whole genome shotgun sequence:
- the LOC129091943 gene encoding RING finger protein 122-like isoform X2, which translates to MTSEELFHLPLNVYIIILGIGLFILMLTLIFCCYMFRLRRQGAREQYGYNEVVLKGAGKKLSLIGQTCAVCLEEFRSRDELGVCPCSHAFHKKCLMKWLEIRSVCPMCNKPICRLQPDPPQAPERPQSLLEV; encoded by the exons ATGACATCTGAGGAGCTCTTCCACCTGCCGCTCAACGTCTACATCATCATCCTGGGCATCGGCCTCTTCATCCTCATGCTCACCCTCATCTTCTGCTGCTACATGTTCAG ACTCAGGCGACAAGGTGCAAGAGAACAGTACGGTTACAACGAG GTTGTTTTGAAAGGAGCGGGGAAGAAGCTGAGCCTAATTGGC CAAACGTGTGCGGTGTGCTTGGAGGAGTTTCGCAGCAGGGATGAGCTCGGAGTGTGCCCCTGCTCCCATGCTTTTCACAAGAA GTGTCTGATGAAATGGTTGGAGATCCGCAGTGTCTGCCCCATGTGCAACAAGCCCATTTGCCGCCTCCAGCCTGACCCGCCGCAAGCACCTGAGCGTCCACAGAGTCTCCTGGAAGTCTGA
- the LOC129091943 gene encoding RING finger protein 122-like isoform X1, with translation MHPVQWCNGCLCDLGLQNSDHYCKMTSEELFHLPLNVYIIILGIGLFILMLTLIFCCYMFRLRRQGAREQYGYNEVVLKGAGKKLSLIGQTCAVCLEEFRSRDELGVCPCSHAFHKKCLMKWLEIRSVCPMCNKPICRLQPDPPQAPERPQSLLEV, from the exons GGTGTCTGTGTGACCTTGGATTGCAGAACTCCGACCATTACTGCAAGATGACATCTGAGGAGCTCTTCCACCTGCCGCTCAACGTCTACATCATCATCCTGGGCATCGGCCTCTTCATCCTCATGCTCACCCTCATCTTCTGCTGCTACATGTTCAG ACTCAGGCGACAAGGTGCAAGAGAACAGTACGGTTACAACGAG GTTGTTTTGAAAGGAGCGGGGAAGAAGCTGAGCCTAATTGGC CAAACGTGTGCGGTGTGCTTGGAGGAGTTTCGCAGCAGGGATGAGCTCGGAGTGTGCCCCTGCTCCCATGCTTTTCACAAGAA GTGTCTGATGAAATGGTTGGAGATCCGCAGTGTCTGCCCCATGTGCAACAAGCCCATTTGCCGCCTCCAGCCTGACCCGCCGCAAGCACCTGAGCGTCCACAGAGTCTCCTGGAAGTCTGA